AAATCACCGaataaataatgcaaaacAGGAAAGCAAACAACGGCAAACCCACGGTTAtaatcgaaaatttttcaaaaggcAAACGCAAAACTGTGGAAGTTTCGTAATCACTGTATAGTAACGCATACCGAGCTTCATTAGGCATTATTCGAAACACACTTCGCTAGATTAGATTTAAAAACTCACTTAACTTAATTCATTTTAGGTTAGATCAGCTGTTTGATTTGTTGATTGTTCCATTGATCCGGAATCTCGCGAATTGAGACGAACACCAAATGGGCGTGGTTTTAGGTATTGAACGCGAAATTTTATCCCGAATTACACCAATTTATGATGTAAAATTATCCAAAATGAGCTATGGaagtattaaaaattgatttagcACCCTTTTGGTACTTTTTTCGTCAGTTTTTCAACCTTTATTGATTTGAAACGCCTGTAAGTCAGTCAACCAAAAATacaccaattttgaaaaatcgacgCGCTCATCTTGTTTTTGATTTCAAATGTTTCTTAGGTTAGGttaattgtttttgacaaGTATTATCGGCAAAATGAGCGAATTTAAGCTCCAGCACTTGGTTGCGGAACTTTTGAACTGTTTGGGGTGCGTACACGTGTTGTTTTCGCTTCAAAAAACCTAATTCTTGTCCATATAGTGCAAAAAATCCCCCCGAAAAACTTGTAGAAGCGTTACAAAAAAGTATCAGCAGTAGCACCGGCAAGGAATGTTCAGGTTCACAAGTGGCAATACAGAGTTACGTGCAACGTATTGCCgaagatttgaaaaattcggaaCCATTTCTACTGAAATTTGAAGATCTAAAGCAGAAAAAGTGAGGTCTTGTGACTGGTTGCATTTTagttgacgtgaaatttccaGTGTGGATTGTTTAGGGCCGTACGTTCAGCTTCTGTATCACATATCTCAAGATAGTAGTGTTAGAAGCTTGTTAGGTAAAATGGATAAGCATTCGGagcaaaaaaccgaaataacGCGGGACGATTTGCCACAAGTTAGGAATCGGTTACGTCGGGAGGCTTTAAAACGGTCGCAAAAAGAGTGTTCTTCAAGCAGTATTCTCAACACTAGTACTAATCTTCCGAGGGCTAGCACCCCTTCTGTTACGTCTTGGGTCCAGAGACGGCCGACTTTATCCTGCGATTTTTCAACGCAAAGTTGTAGTACTATTTGTCCAGCTGTTCCAGTTGTGTCTCAAGAAAACATCCTGATTAAAGATCTGTTAGTTGTATTAATTGGTATACCAGGCTGTTACATCGAAGCAGAGGAGCTGAATGATCCTTACGCCCCTAGAACCTTTAAAATAAACGATAATGTACCTCTGCCTCTGCAAGAACTTGTTAAACAAATCTTGCCTATCGCCAGTCATTATTCGCTAATCCAGAGGTTTGCCGAAGAAAAGTTGAGGTTTGAGTTTGGGCAAGTTAATAACGCCTTAGCTGAAGAAATGAGCGCGATTTTGAAAGAACATCTAGTAAGTTGAAGGCCACAATTAGCGACTTTGCAAAGTTGTTTTTCAGATTTATGTCACCCAACTTCAGGATGAATTTGAAGCTGATAacttaaatttgcaaaaactttgGTTTTATGTACAGAAGCGGTTGCAGCCTTTTGGCATTACAGCAAACATTGCGACTAAGATCAGCAAAGTAACTACgtgacaatttatttttaaatttaatttgtaatttatagtCGGATGCCAAAGGGGGAAAAGTTTTAAGTTTGCTACATGATCACATAATTGGGTCAATTGGTGATGAAAGGACACAACAACGTTGTGTTAGTCTGATGGAGGCTGCGTGTGTTCCGTATATGAAAATGTTGGGAATGTGGATTTACAGAGGAATTATTTCTGATCCAATCAGTGaggtaacatttttaaaagaaaaaaaaattgagtaacACTCATACAAAAACGCTTGAAGTTTTCCAATACGTCAGCCCTCGAACTTTGTGTGTtgagcttgtgttttcgcactcgtattattaataacataataactaatatttaaaatgataaaacaaaaaatactttttatctttattgaaaattatttccagaaaagtatgttttttagtcgaaaaacatttttgttttagggTGAAAGTGATCAAAATTGATGCACTGCCAttctggatttttttttgaataattgtgtcgttaaaaaaaaagtccCACAAATACTATTTGTTCGTCACTATTTTTTGGATATTTAAAGTCATTTGCTTGGCTTTGTTTACCAAGAAAATGAAGATAGAAGCGTGAAATATTATCTTTTGTCATGACTATTCATAAGCTGagcttttaaaatttcaacatctacaatttttgtaaataatgccGTTTGTAAATGTTTAGctttaattactatttattttctgaaaaaaatgaacACTCTGATacagatttatttttacgatgaaaaaaaaataattagaacaaaaaaaatactgcCACAAATGCGTTTGTTTCTCACGATTTTTGGATATTTGAAGTCACCTGCGTGGTTTTGtttacaaagaaaaataaaaaaaaagtctaAAGTACTGTTGTTTTTCTTATCTTCTTATAATTGTTTGGCAATCGAATAAACggaatttggaaatattttgaaaattgttttcataATAATCGCGTAACaactttctaattaaaaaaaatgtgtgatTGATTAAAGCtggtaaataaaatgaacGTAATTATTAAGCTAGAATTCAAAGAAAAGCAGTTAAAACTTTTACTTCGACTTTTAGTTTCTGGTAAAAGACAATGAAGTCATCCAGAAGGAAGACATGCCGGTCGATTATTCAGCCGACTACTGGGATAAAAAATACTCAATAGAACGGGAAAAGATCCCGAAATTTTTAGAGCCAGTCTCGGACATAATTCTAAAAGCTGGAAAATACTTGAACGTAATACGACAGTGTGGTAATTTGACTCATTTACGTAAAAATCAATCGCCAAGTTTTTTTCCAGGCAAGcctgtgaaaaataaaatacgacCAATACTTTACAAAATCGAAGAAAAGCACTACATTGAAGCGATCGAAAATGCGTATAAATTTGCAAGCCAAACATTACTCGAGCTAGTTGTGAAGGAAAAGGATCTTTTGGGGAGACTGAGATCCGTCAAACACTATTTTCTCTTAGACCAGGGCGATTTTATCGTAACGTTTCTCACTTTGTGTGAAAAAGAACTGAGTAAAGATGTTGGCGATGTGATTCAAGGGCGCATCGAATCGCTGATGGATCTGGCTTTGAGGCTGTCAAGCGCAGTGAGCGACCCATACAAGGACGATTTAAGGACCGAGCTCTTGCCCTATGATCTGCAATTTCAAATGATGAAAATACTCACAATTCAGACAAATATGGAGCAAGGTGCTTGAGTGTGTTTCTGGATTGGGATTAATTTTGTGTTCCAGACTTTCGGACCGCCTACGAGCGCCAGAAACTTCTCGTTATTGACTCGTTCTCGTTCAGTTACGAAGTGCACTGGCCCTTGTCTTTGATTCTGAACAGAAAATCTCTGGCGTGTTACCAGATGATTTTTAGGCATTTGTTCTATTGCAAGTATGTGGAGAGAATGATTTGCCAAGTTTGGAAGTGCAATAAAGTTGCGAAAAAGTTCCATTTTGACGATGCGCAGCACTATAGGGCCGCCTTTGCTCTGCGACAGAGGATGTTACATTGCGTTCAGAATTTGGAATATCATATGATGGTGGAGGTGATTGAACCTCACTGGTGCTTATTTCtgcaaaaaatttccaaagtaagatttttaaaataaaaacggcaAACTAATTCTAATTTTGAAAGGTCAACAACGTCGATGAAATATTGTTTTGCCATCGCGATTTTTTGGATAGCTGTCTGAAGGACTGCATGCTCACAATTCCTCCGATTCTTCGCACGGTTACCAAGCTTTTGGCAATTTGCGTGGATTTCTGTCAATTTATGCAGGTTTGTTAATAATTCTCCCTTAATCACTTTCCTACATTTGATCAATCTCTGAGGTAATTAGAAACGAAAGctgtgattttttacaaaattattgattcGTGCCCTTGATTTTTTATAGAGGACGCAGAAATACTTTGTGGAAGCTGAACTTGGTTCATTACCAAGTTCTATGTATGAATCATTTCATCAGGTATTTGCTTCTCAGCATGTGGCGCTATTACATAATTAGCGCTTTTCTATAAATTTGTTCAAATTATTGTTGTgtctataataataattgatcaGTGACATTTTGTAGCCTTTGTTTTTATACCGAATGattcaaaaaattggtaaacatgttttttgtttttgaatctacggtataaaaaatatgaaagtattttttaaagatgttGAATGCTGCATGTCTAGATTTTTGTGTAGTGTGATTATAACATCGccaataatttttgtgttgaTTTAGAATGAGAAAGCCTTCCAAGACAGTGCAAGCCACGCCTCCACAGCGCCAAGCTTCAAGGAAAGAATTTCTCTATTCGACGTACAATTTTCAGTCGCTTTGGTAAACTTGCTGGATcagattaataatttaaacaagGATAGCAGTGAACACGACAGGCTCTTTAATTTGTTATACAGGTAAATATGTTTATTTCGTTCGATTATACTCACCATTGCCTCACCAATtagtttaagaaaaatttaattttcctttCCTTTCTTCCTTTCGATGATTTATTTCCCGTATTTTGGTGAGCTTATTTAACAAATCAAATGGATGCAAGTGTTTAATGTATCGTTCTACAGGCTGGACTTCAATTCGTTTTATTCTGGCGATTTAATGAAGAAGGATTTTGGGACCATCACAATTGAATCGTCTGGTTGATTAGCTTAGatgtacaattttttggtgtaattttgatttacatCTATAAGTTAGGGTTTATGTAGAATATTTATGTTAGcatagttaattaataaaaaatcaaaaccgcaatttgtgtttttttaacctAATAACAATCCTTTTTCACAGCCTTCTGTAAAAGTAAGGCTGTTCCTTGCGCTTAGCTTTTCAAaggaaatattttaagaaaaatatttacccgACTTCGTTTCTTCGTAATCATGAAGTCCTAATCCCCTCATAATTCATTTTCTATACTTATCACTTCGAAACACCATGTTTATCAGTTCTTTGTAAGTCAGAGTTGCATACTTTACGTCATTTGTTATAACACCAAAAGAAACACCCATAATGTAactgaaatattattttagcaAATATACGGTTCTAAATTAATCTTATTAGAACAAAGAAGTTCCATATGAAATAAACTCAAATCACTACCCAGTATTTtctattgaaaaaaagatttgcAAACCAAAGATAAGATACCgtatttaaataacatttaaaaggACTTATGGACAACAATAGAAAATTTATGCTAAAAAAGAATAGTTAACACaattaaaatcgaataaacataaaaataccaCTACGTATCATTAATTCAGAAGTAACGTAGCTGCTATGAAGTGaaagaaaaatgaaagtgCTGTGGGCTAtattctttttcaatttggtaAGGGCAAAGAAATTTATAGTAACATATTTACTTCTATTTAGTCAAGATGcgcacaaataaaaaataagtatattTACAAGATAAGTACAAATTccattttaaacttttttcaaaaggtCAGAAGACTTACCCATGAGAaagcaaataaataacaaaaattgccaaattttactaaaacgcCCGGTACACTATCCACTTGGTCGTACAAATTGTACAAAGCAAACAGTTTCAATCGTCATAAAACTTTTAAGAACGTCGAAAATTTTCCAAACTTGTACGAtcctacaattttattttttgacgcatttttccataaaaaaaacagcttCTCGTTCGTTACATACTCgtaagaaacattttttgtacgGCGACTTAacatcaattaattaaataggaATAACatcggaaaaaaaattatattacaaggaattgtagaaaaattctgcaaaaaatgtaattaataaaacacaaaattttgctcctaaacataaaaaaaaacaaaaaccgcATTTTTGGAAAGCGCTAGGGATAATcagtttaaagaaaattaattttcttttgctTCTGGCAACCATATGCAGGTCCAGCAGCAGGATATCAGTATAAGgtttaatgaaaacaaaatattaaacagtttttaatttcctttagATTTACTGGCTGGAAGCTAAAGTATTAATAGACTGTCATAATCGGGGCTTTCTTTGCTATGATGAAACTCATTTTTATCAATGTGTGGAAGTTGGCGAAACGACTATGATTATTGGATTACCTCAGGAATGTCCTCCAGGTTTAGTTTGTAATAACAATTCAGATTTGGAATGTGATGAACCTTGGCCTGAAACAACTACAAAAGAAGCTAACATTACAAGCACGTCAAAAGAAATTACGTCGAccgcaagcccaacagttacagaaactacgagttctagcgaaactacgtcgactgcaagcccaacagttacagaaactacgagttctagcgaaactacgtcgactgcaagcccaacagttacagaaactacgagttctagcgaaactacgtcgactgcaagcccaacagtaactgaatcgacgagttctagcgaaactacgtcgactgcaagcccaacagttacagaaactacgagttctagcgaaactacgtcgactgcaagcccaacagtaactgaatcgacgagttctagcgaaactacgtcgactgcaagcccaacagtaactgaatcgacgagttctagcgaaactacgtcgaatgcaagcccaacagttacagaaactacgagttctagcgaaattacgtcgactgcaagcccaacagttacagaaactacgagttctagcgaaactacgtcgactgcaagcccaacagtaactgaatcgacgagttctagcgaaactacgtcgactgcaagcccaacagttacagaaactacgagttctagcgaaactacgtcgactgcaagcccaacagtaactgaatcgacgagttctagcgaaactacgtcgaatgcaagcccaacagttacagaaactacgagttctagcgaaattacgtcgactgcaagcccaacagttacagaaactacgagttctagcgaaactatgtcgactgcaagcccaacagttacagaaacaacgagttctagcgaaactacgtcgactgcaagcccaacagttacagaaactacgagttctagcgaaactatgTCGACtacaagcccaacagttacagaaactacgagttctagcgaaactacgtcgactgcaagcccaacagttacagaaactacgagttctagcgaaactacgtcgactgcaagcccaacagtaactgaatcgacgagttctagcgaaactacgtcgactgcaagcccaacagttacagaaactacgagttctagcgaaactacgtcgactgcaagcccaacagtaactgaatcgacgagttctagcgaaactacgtcgactgcaagcccaacagtaactgaatcgacgagttctagcgaaactacgtcgaatgcaagcccaacagttacagaaactacgagttctagcgaaattacgtcgactgcaagcccaacagttacagaaactacgagttctagcgaaactacgtcgactgcaagcccaacagtaactgaatcgacgagttctagcgaaactacgtcgactgcaagcccaacagttacagaaactacgagttctagcgaaactacgtcgactgcaagcccaacagtaactgaatcgacgagttctagcgaaactacgtcgaatgcaagcccaacagttacagaaactacgagttctagcgaaattacgtcgactgcaagcccaacagttacagaaactacgagttctagcgaaactatgtcgactgcaagcccaacagttacagaaacaacgagttctagcgaaactacgtcgactgcaagcccaacagttacagaaactacgagttctagcgaaactatgTCGACtacaagcccaacagttacagaaactacgagttctagcgaaactacgtcgactgcaagcccaacagttacagaaactacgagttctagcgaaactacgtcgactgcaagcccaacagtaactgaatcgacgagttctagcgaaactacgtcgactgcaagcccaacagttacagaaactacgagttctagcgaaactacgtcgactgcaagcccaacagtaactgaatcgacgagttctagcgaaactacgtcgactgcaagcccaacagtaactgaatcgacgagttctagcgaaactacgtcgaatgcaagcccaacagttacagaaactacgagttctagcgaaattacgtcgactgcaagcccaacagttacagaaactacgagttctagcgaaactacgtcgactgcaagcccaacagtaactgaatcgacgagttctagcgaaactacgtcgactgcaagcccaacagttacagaaactacgagttctagcgaaactacgtcgactgcaagcccaacagtaactgaatcgacgagttctagcgaaactacgtcgactgcaagcccaacagttacagaaactacgagttctagcgaaactacgtcgactgcaagcccaacagtaactgaatcgacgagttctagcgaaactacgtcgactgcaagcccaacagtaactgaatcgacgagttctagcgaaactacgtcgaatgcaagcccaacagttacagaaactacgagttctagcgaaactacgtcgactgcaagcccaacagtaactgaatcgacgagttctagcgaaactacgtcgactgcaagcccaacagttacagaaactacgagttctagcgaaactacgtcgactgcaagcccaacagtaactgaatcgacgagttctagcgaaactacgtcgactgcaagcccaacagtaactgaatcgacgagttctagcgaaactacgtcgaatgcaagcccaacagttacagaaactacgagttctagcgaaattacgtcgactgcaagcccaagagttacagaaactacgagttctagcgaaactatgtcgactgcaagcccaacagttacagaaacaacgagttctagcgaaactacgtcgactgcaagcccaacagttacagaaactacgagttctagcgaaactatgTCGACtacaagcccaacagttacagaaactacgagttctagcgaaactacgtcgactgcaagcccaacagttacagaaactacgagttctagcgaaactacgtcgactgcaagcccaacagtaactgaatcgacgagttctagcgaaactacgtcgactgcaagcccaacagttacagaaactacgagttctagcgaaactacgtcgactgcaagcccaacagtaactgaatcgacgagttctagcgaaactacgtcgactgcaagcccaacagttacagaaactacgagttctagcgaaactacgtcgactgcaagcccaacagtaactgaatcgacgagttctagcgaaactacgtcgactgcaagcccaacagtaactgaatcgacgagttctagcgaaactacgtcgaatgcaagcccaacagttacagaaactacgagttctagcgaaattacgtcgactgcaagcccaacagttacagaaactacgagttctagcgaaactacgtcgactgcaagcccaacagtaactgaatcgacgagttctagcgaaactacgtcgactgcaagcccaacagttacagaaactacgagttctagcgaaactacgtcgactgcaagcccaacagtaactgaatcgacgagttctagcgaaactacgtcgactgcaagcccaacagttacagaaactacgagttctagcgaaactacgtcgactgcaagcccaacagtaactgaatcgacgagttctagcgaaactacgtcgactgcaagcccaacagtaactgaatcgacgagttctagcgaaactacgtcgaatgcaagcccaacagttacagaaactacgagttctagcgaaattacgtcgactgcaagcccaagagttacagaaactacgagttctagcgaaactatgtcgactgcaagcccaacagttacagaaacaacgagttctagcgaaactacgtcgactgcaagcccaacagttacagaaactacgagttctagcgaaactatgTCGACtacaagcccaacagttacagaaactacgagttctagcgaaactacgtcgactgcaagcccaacagttacagaaactacgagttctagcgaaactacgtcgactgcaagcccaacagtaactgaatcgacgagttctagcgaaactacgtcgactgcaagcccaacagttacagaaactacgagttctagcgaaactacgtcgactgcaagcccaacagtaactgaatcgacgagttctagcgaaactacgtcgactgcaagcccaacagtaactgaatcgacgagttctagcgaaactacgtcgaatgcaagcccaacagttacagaaactacgagttctagcgaaattacgtcgactgcaagcccaacagttacagaaactacgagttctagcgaaactacgtcgactgcaagcccaacagtaactgaatcgacgagttctagcgaaactacgtcgactgcaagcccaacagttacagaaactacgagttctagcgaaactacgtcgactgcaagcccaacagtaactgaatcgacgagttctagcgaaactacgtcgactgcaagcccaacagttacagaaactacgagttctagcgaaactacgtcgactgcaagcccaacagtaactgaatcgacgagttctagcgaaactaagtcgactgcaagcccaacagttacagaaactacgagttctagcgaaactacgtcgactgcaagcccaacagtaactgaatcgacgagttctagcgaaactacgtcgactgcaagtccaacagtaactgaatcgacgagttctagcgaaactacgtcgaatgcaagcccaacagttacagaaactacgagttctagcgaaattacgtcgactgcaagcccaacagttacagaaactacgagttctagcgaaactatgtcgactgcaagcccaacagtaactgaatcgacgagttctagcgaaactacgtcgactgcaagcccaacagttacagaaaccacgagttctagcgaaactatgtcgactgcaagcccaacagtaactgaatcgacgagttctagcgaaactacgtcgactgcaagcccaacagttacagaaaccacgagttctagcgaaactatgtcgactgcaagcccaacagttacagaaactacgagttctagcgaaactacgtcgactgcaagcccaacagtaactgaatcgacgagttctagcgaaactaagtcgactgcaagcccaacagttacagaaactacgagttctagcgaaactacgtcgactgcaagcccaacagtaactgaatcgacgagttctagcgaaactacgtcgactgcaagcccaacagttacagaaactacgagttctagcgaaactatgtcgactgcaagcccaacagttacagaaactacgagttctagcgaaactacgtcgactgcaagcccaacagttacagaaactacgagttctagcgaaactacgtcgactgcaagcccaacagtaactgaatcgacgagttctagcgaaactacgtcgactgcaagcccaacagttacagaaactacgagttctagcgaaactacgtcgactgcaagcccaacagtaactgaatcgacgagttctagcgaaactacgtcgactgcaagcccaacagttacagaaactacgagttctagcgaaactacgtcgactgcaagcccaacagtaactgaatcgacgagttctagcgaaactacgtcgactgcaagcccaacagttacagaaactacgagttctagcgaaactacgtcgactgcaagcccaacagtaactgaatcgacgagttctagcgaaactaagtcgactgcaagcccaacagttacagaaactacgagttctagcgaaactacgtcgactgcaagcccaacagtaactgaatcgacgagttctagcgaaactacgtcgactgcaagtccaacagtaactgaatcgacgagttctagcgaaactacgtcgaatgcaagcccaacagttacagaaactacgagttctagcgaaattacgtcgactgcaagcccaacagttacagaaactacgagttctagcgaaactatgtcgactgcaagcccaacagttacagaaactacgagttctagcgaaactacgtcgactgcaagcccaacagttacagaaaccacgagttctagcgaaactatgtcgactgcaagcccaacagttacagaaactacgagttctagcgaaactacgtcgactgcaagcccaacagtaactgaatcgacgagttctagcgaaactaagtcgactgcaagcccaacagttacagaaactacgagttctagcgaaactacgtcgactgcaagcccaacagtaactgaatcgacgagttctagcgaaactacgtcgactgcaagcccaacagttacagaaactacgagttctagcgaaactatgtcgactgcaagcccaacagttacagaaactacgagttctagcgaaactacgtcgactgcaagcccaacagttacagaaactacgagttctagcgaaactacgtcgactgcaagcccaacagtaactgaatcgacgagttctagcgaaactacgtcgactgcaagcccaacagttacagaaactacgagttctagcgaaactacgtcgactgcaagcccaacagtaactgaatcgacgagttctagcgaaactacgtcgactgcaagcccaacagtaactgaatcgacgagttctagcgaaactacgtcgaatgcaagcccaacagttacagaaactacgagttctagcgaaattacgttgactgcaagcccaacagttacagaaactacgagttctagcgaaactatgtcgactgcaagcccaacagttacagaaactacgagttctagcgaaattacgtcgactgcaagcccaacagttacagaaactacgagttctagcgaaactacgtcgactgcaagcccaacagtaactgaatcgacgagttctagcgaaactacgtcgactgcaagcccaacagttacagaaactacgagttctagcgaaactacgtcgactgcaagcccaacagtaactgaatcgacgagttctagcgaaactacgtcgactgcaagcccaacagtaactgaatcgacgagttctagcgaaactacgtcgaatgcaagcccaacagttacagaaactacgagttctagcgaaattacgtcgactgcaagcccaacagttacagaaactacgagttctagcgaaactacgtcgactgcaagcccaacagtaactgaatcgacgagttctagcgaaactacgtcgactgcaagcccaacagttacagaaactacgagttctagcgaaactacgtcgactgcaagcccaacagtaactgaatcgacgagttctagcgaaactacgtcgactgcaagcccaacagttacagaaactacgagttctagcgaaactacgtcgactgcaagcccaacagtaactgaatcgacgagttctagcgaaactacgtcgaatgcaagcccaacagttacagaaactacgagttctagcgaaattacgtc
The sequence above is a segment of the Tribolium castaneum strain GA2 chromosome 9, icTriCast1.1, whole genome shotgun sequence genome. Coding sequences within it:
- the LOC663489 gene encoding gamma-tubulin complex component 2 isoform X3 — protein: MSEFKLQHLVAELLNCLGAKNPPEKLVEALQKSISSSTGKECSGSQVAIQSYVQRIAEDLKNSEPFLLKFEDLKQKNVDCLGPYVQLLYHISQDSSVRSLLGKMDKHSEQKTEITRDDLPQVRNRLRREALKRSQKECSSSSILNTSTNLPRASTPSVTSWVQRRPTLSCDFSTQSCSTICPAVPVVSQENILIKDLLVVLIGIPGCYIEAEELNDPYAPRTFKINDNVPLPLQELVKQILPIASHYSLIQRFAEEKLRFEFGQVNNALAEEMSAILKEHLIYVTQLQDEFEADNLNLQKLWFYVQKRLQPFGITANIATKISKSDAKGGKVLSLLHDHIIGSIGDERTQQRCVSLMEAACVPYMKMLGMWIYRGIISDPISEFLVKDNEVIQKEDMPVDYSADYWDKKYSIEREKIPKFLEPVSDIILKAGKYLNVIRQCGKPVKNKIRPILYKIEEKHYIEAIENAYKFASQTLLELVVKEKDLLGRLRSVKHYFLLDQGDFIVTFLTLCEKELSKDVGDVIQGRIESLMDLALRLSSAVSDPYKDDLRTELLPYDLQFQMMKILTIQTNMEQDFRTAYERQKLLVIDSFSFSYEVHWPLSLILNRKSLACYQMIFRHLFYCKYVERMICQVWKCNKVAKKFHFDDAQHYRAAFALRQRMLHCVQNLEYHMMVEVIEPHWCLFLQKISKVNNVDEILFCHRDFLDSCLKDCMLTIPPILRTVTKLLAICVDFCQFMQNEKAFQDSASHASTAPSFKERISLFDVQFSVALVNLLDQINNLNKDSSEHDRLFNLLYRLDFNSFYSGDLMKKDFGTITIESSG